From a single Aphis gossypii isolate Hap1 unplaced genomic scaffold, ASM2018417v2 Contig01062, whole genome shotgun sequence genomic region:
- the LOC114120569 gene encoding E3 SUMO-protein ligase ZBED1-like yields MSKISVVFTLTGDQVKCGLCRDSLSYNRSSTSNMMRHLRTKHMGVNLSKRKRVDDEEIDDPSTDTTEPTSSSNVAVNSQICVSNQIPGPSTYSDPVARPVQFQSNITRYIPKPVGAVKRNIIDQQLLKMIVKEYYPFSIVEDSEFVKLLNILNPGYTLPSRKTLTKSRLPIMYNEIYDKVKHDIYANANYVSLTTDSWTSVKNENYTAVTTHFINRDCELKSYLLSCFKYSESHTSENLKNELIRVVTEWGLENKVAACTSDNAANIVGGVILCNWRHIGCFAHSLNLVVQHALKQIQEVRDKIKGIVGHFKRSSQAAARLQLRQEQLQFNPTLTVIQDVVTRWNSTYDMFERILHLKNPLMSALVDSKYDVYLSPSDWQLISDIFTTLNFLATGSYQSPIGNSKFMVLSQPTVSRCICEVVAALNLPEIFQGWVRFPKNMSELSEIRNDFYKETGFPGIIGCVDCTHVAIVPPSTNLNLNENQYPEYIYVNRK; encoded by the exons ATGAGTAAAATCAGTGTGGTTTTTACTTTGACTGGCGACCAAGTTAAATGCGGCTTGTGCCGTGATTCTTTAAGTTACAACCGGTCGTCGACATCAAACATGATGAGACATTTACGTACCAAACATATGGgtgttaatttatcaaaaagaaaaagagtAGACGATGAAGAAATTGATGATCCTAGCACTGACACAACTGAACCAACATCGAGTTCAAATGTA GCTGTTAATTCACAAATTTGTGTTTCCAATCAAATACCCGGCCCGTCAACTTATTCTGATCCCGTAGCTCGACCTGTCCAATTTCAGTCAAACATAACTCGGTATATACCCAAACCTGTAGGTGcagtaaaaagaaatattattgatcaacaactattaaaaatgatagtaaAAGAATACTATCCTTTTAGTATTGTGGAGGATAgtgaatttgttaaattattaaatattttaaaccctGGGTATACTTTACCATCCAGAAAAACTTTAACAAAATCTCGCttacctattatgtataatgaaatatatgacAAAGTTAAACACGATATCTATGCAAATGCAAATTATGTAAGTCTGACAACAGATAGCTGGACCtctgtaaaaaatgaaaattacacTGCTGTAACTACTCATTTTATAAACCGTGACTGTgaacttaaaagttatttacttTCATGCTTTAAATATTCAGAGTCACATActagtgaaaatttaaaaaatgaattgataCGTGTTGTCACTGAGTGGGGATTAGAAAATAAAGTTGCTGCGTGTACCTCTGATAATGCTGCAAATATTGTTGGAGGTGTTATCTTGTGTAATTGGAGGCACATTGGATGTTTTGCACACTCCTTGAATTTAGTGGTTCAACACGCCCTAAAACAGATACAAGAAGTAAGGGATAAGATTAAGGGAATCGTGGGGCATTTTAAAAGAAGTTCTCAAGCCGCAGCTAGATTACAACTAAGACAAGAACAGTTACAATTCAACCCAACACTTACTGTAATACAAGATGTTGTAACACGGTGGAACTCCACCTACGATATGTTTGAaagaattttacatttaaaaaatccacTTATGTCCGCTTTAGTTGATTCGAAGTACGATGTATATTTGAGTCCCTCCGATTGGCAGTTGATTTCAGAC atttttactactttgaattttttggCGACGGGCTCTTACCAATCTCCTATTGGTAACAGCAAATTTATGGTGCTGTCACAACCAACTGTATCCCGGTGTATATGTGAAGTTGTGGCAGCACTAAATCTGCCTGAGATATTTCAAGGATGGGTTAGATTTCCTAAAAATATGAGTGAGCTTTCTGAAATACGCAATGa tttttacaaAGAAACTGGATTTCCAGGTATTATTGGTTGTGTTGACTGCACTCATGTGGCAATCGTACCTCCATCAACTAACTTAAATCTAAATGAAAATCAATATCCAGAGTATATTTATGTGAACCGCAAAG